TGTGCCTGCATAAAACATTGGAAATGACCTGAAGGGTGAAGCATTAGGAATTTTTCACTGGGAAAGTCCAGCTGTAGCAAAAGTGCTGACAAATTACCATTGTAACCTTTTAAGGTGTAATACATGAAAACGATTGTGCACACTTCGTTGAATGCTTTATATAAAAATTATGTCTAAGTTATAAGACTGGAGAGAGAAaaggtgataaaaaaaacccaactattTGTTTTCTCTCGAGCCAATCATGGATGTATTTCTTTCCTATATTGTGCTCCTTTGTGATTGGGAGCTGCTCCAGGTTGTGCTCAGAGTAACCAATTAGCTggcaaaaacacagagagaaaaagaagtgcCGTGGAAGAGCAAGGGGAGATGAAATCAAATACTTGAGTGTCAGTTTTCTCTCAAACTGCTTTCATCCCCAGCCGCTCCATTTGAACATCAAAGCTCCATCAGCATATGCCTAACAGACAGCAGTTACCAAATAGAAACTTGAAAAGGGAGAATGTTCACTTGTCTGTTTATGTATCcacagtgtgtgtttgagtcTGCGGTGTGTGATGTGCTTCCACGGATCTCTCAGTGAGCTTGTGTATCTGCATGTTCCAACATTCGAAACACAACAACTCCATCAAAGTAGCTTGTTGCCTCCTCTGATCTCTCATCATCCAACCTTGTGCTCTCTTACAGCAAGGCTTCACCTCTCCTTCCACCCTCTCTCTTGCTCTTGtccctcttcttctttctgcccTTCCCCCACAGCCCCCAGAATCCCACTTTCACCTCCCATCCCTCTCCTCCATCTTCCCTCTCTGGCAGTCTCCTACATTTCTGTCTTGGTGACGGGCCAAAGCTCGACTCGCCTCTTCTTTCTGCTCCTGCTGGTCTCCTGCATCCTCAGACTCTCCAGGCGTCTCGCCAAAACTCTCCTCTCGCCTTCTCATCATCCAATCATGAACAGTTCTTTCatctcttttctcttcctttccaGCTCAGCTGTCCTTAGTCCATGcgagtttgatttatttattttttataatttcatgGGTTTCTGTACAATATACAGACTTATAAAGGTAATCTTACTAACAGAACCTTTTCACTTCTTGTCACATTATAACTATATTccttaatatattttactggtATTTTTAAAGATCATCATACAATATTGCATTATTgtgatgtggaagaaaaaaaaatataggaCAAGGTAATAAGTGAGGGTTAAAGAGTCTTAGGAGTCTTAAGCAGCATATCAAAAGATGATTGGTTGATCAAGTGGAATATTCTGTTTTGCAGATCCTAAATTGGGATTTAGGAAAACTGTTTAAGAACTCCTTTTAACTAAACTGTACAATGGAGACTGACTGGTCTTTGTCCTGGAGAGCATGATCGCTTGGATGAGACAACAGATTAGTTGTGCACACTGTCTCTATAGTGAGGAATTGTGGTGATGACAGCATCATGCGGTAGGGattgttttcttcagcagggacaagACAGCTGGTTGGAGTTAATGGGAAGACAGATGGAGGTAAATAGAAgtaattctgaaagaaaatgtgtagaAGGCAGAATAAGACTTGAGACTAATCTGAAGGTTAAATCATAATGCGAATCAGCTTTAATGACACAAAGATAAGAAATTAGACTTTGGTTTCACCTGCTTCAATTTCtcaaataaatccatatttatgttttagaatggctcagtcaaagccGAGATTTAATTCCAAGCCTGTGCAAGacataaaaatgcacattttataaATCACAACAAACTTCTCTAAATACACACACAATTGTGCTGTAACAATATGTGAAATTTAAGTGTTCTACTACAGATTTCTGTAAAGCCTTGTAATACACAACCCCAGACTCTTATTTGACTTCATTCTGATTTCTTTGAACTGTAGTTTAATTTAGTTGAAGGCAGATTTGTTCAATTTGGTAAATTGACTTTGTATTTGAAGGGATCCACAATGATTCGAATATATTGGTcattgtaatttttgtattaACTTAAAAATTGATTGTAATACGTAAAAACCCATAATtacttcaaaattcaaaaatggaAACTCCCTTTAAGGAAAATGAAGCTATTAGTACCAAATGTGAAATCACGGACCTGACACTGGATGTTACCGGACCAAAGACCAGACAAGCCACAGAGCACATCAACTGCTTACCTGTTCACACAGCCCAGCTGGAGATATGTGTTATTCATTGTTGAATATATGAAGCTGAAGGTGGcggcagcagcacaaacaccaGCTTCTTTGGcaaattatttccttttcccATTTGGTCCTTCCTCATCTTCATTACCCCTTGTGATTTTTACATACCCAACAATTTCCGAGTTCAAATTGAAAAGGCTTAAGGACATTAGCCTACTCCTCTTGCTGTTTTGACAAGCTAGCACAATTAGGCCTAGCATgcaatttacccagaatgcattgcagcgTAAACATTATGGcgtgtgacaatattttatttaaatttataaataaccAAACAGCCtgtatttctcaaataaagtctACTGTTACAGCTAATTGTAGATtcctttaactttgtttttggcttgagttgaaatattttgctttatAAACAAACCACAGGCTACGGTAATTAAGTagtaaggggaaaaaaaggaacattcggttaacattttattgcagagCAGTATCTGTATTCtgttaaacagaaaatacagaaaacaaggGGGGAAAAGGAAATGGCAGCATACAAAGTAATTTAATCTTTCAATAGCTTAGAGCTACATGTTAACTCTACCATTTAGGaggaaaagttattttcaacacattttccatatttttgattattaaacCTTCTTCACAGTGATTACAAATTTGTGGATGGcagaaatttgaattttaaaattaacatggACACAATTGAAATTCAGGTTTGTGTTTTACACATCTGTCAAAGATTGTCACATCTGACAAAGACTACTGCAAGACacataaaagtaacaaaaaccatgaaaaaaacccattgtttttaatttaaaaaaggacaaagaaaattaaactatGAATCATGTTAAATCTGCTTTGTTGCAACGTTTAAATTACAAAGAGTTTTAGAATCACCTTACTACTTGCTCTTTTCAGTTTGAGAAAttcctttttaattattattattatttttttttactctttttactTTCTCAGGGTATATTTGTATTAGGATTGCCATTTGCTCTGGTTCAATCAGGTTATATAGGGTTGGTGGTGCTTGTTCTATCAGCCTGGGTCTGCAACCACACAGGAAGGAGGTTGGTGGCCTGTTTGTACGAAGAGGAACCCAGGTAAACTTTCTATTACGGTACACTTGTTAAGCTTAAGATTTTAATTAGAGCCAGTCTATTTTCACGGTCCTAACATTACTGCATGTTATGTTTGAGATCACATTGTTTTATTACACAGCAATGCAtagtgaatttgtttttctgtatttttagtGGAAAACCTAACTCTGTGTCAAAAGTCAGAGTCCGACACAGCTACCAGGATATCATGGACGCCTGCTGTAAAGGACTGTGGCCAAACTGGTCAGTAGTTGGAGGATGCATGATCAATATATCCCAGGTAAAACTGAATCTGCTCAGAACTTCTGCTTCTCCAGTTCACAGAAAACACTCCTCACAAGTTTTCCACCCTGGATTAGtttttgacattaatctgaTTTTTGAGAACCACATCAGCAATATCTTCACAACTGCCTTTCTCTATCTGTCAAGCGTTTCTCGCGTTTACCCTTCAGTCTCCTTCTTCACCTCTGAAACttccattttcacatttatcattTCTTGATTCGATTACTGTGACAGGATCATCTGGGGTTCACTCTCCAAAATCCACGACCAACTCCAGTACACCAAGAGTTTTGCAGCACACCTTCTCACTCAATCCCACACCAGAGATCATATCAGAAAAACCTCCACTGACTTCCATTCCCTCAAACGATTCAATTCAAAGTCTTTTAGCGGGCCTTAAAAATCCTTCAAAGTGTCTTTGTGAatcttttaaagctttttataaacaaatattattctttgttggataaaaaaaaaagcttgcatTAATCCTAAAACTATAGAGAGAATATAAGCCATGATAGCCTCTTGATTTCCCACAACATTCAGTAACTGTACATGGGGAAAATCTCTGTTTTCAGGTGATTGAACTGCTGATGACCTGCACCCTGTATCTGCTGGTTTCCACCACTCTGCTGTGTGACAGTCTGTCAGCAGTGGCTCCTCCCAGATCAGCGTGTTCACTGATGTCGCTGATGTTCCTTCTGCCCTGCTTGCTGCTAACTGATCTCAGACCAGTCTCCATGCTCAGCCTGCTCTGCTCCCTGGCTCACATACTGATAAGGTGAAATAAAGTAGagacatattttacttttcccGCAGAACTGTGGAAAGTAAAAAGTGATCCACACACATGTAAGGCTAATGCATCATTTTTAAGATGTGAGGTGGACAGTCTAATGTGCTCGTATTCTCACTCCTGCAATCTtgttgcagctgctgctgggtcGGCGCTTTTCTCACCTGCTACTGACTACTTTTGCtgtttgcttgatttatttctAATGCCTTTTTGAGCCTGTTTTGAGCCAAGAAGTGCAAAGATGAGGGTAGATATTGTCTGCTTCAGGAGTTCTGAGAGCTGTCTGGTcccttttttgctttttaatcttGTGCACCGGCACATTACATCTTAGTTCTGACTATGGTACTTCTAGACACTTTTTTAATCTATTCAGTCCACTCTGCTGCACCATTTGATTAATTAACTTGCCCAAGCAagttaattaagaaaaaaatgggcGAAAGCATGCAACTATATCTCAATATGGCTAAAGTGGTGCTCGAAAGGTTACCCATTttgttgaataattttgatcaaacagataaacaaaccaaagagaGAAGTTAGGGGATTATTGAAAAATCTTTCTTATATTGAACCCAAAATATAGCCGAAGGCATTTTgttgcaagaaagaaaaactctgcATTAGAGCATACCAACCAAACCCTCCTTTAATAAAAGGGTGTGTATAAAAGACTCTAATGGAGGAAtgcaaacaggaaatggatATTCAACAGGACgcagtaagaaataaaaaaaccaaattCAGGCGAAAATGGTcaccaaaaacaacagcaacaaaatgtttataagtACTGGCAGCAGCAATTGTTTAATAAATGGTGTGATGACCTGGAAGCTAAGCAGGATAAGGGCTAGAAATGTCGACCTACAACAGtctgaaatacagaaatatcaACCAATCTGAAATTCCTGGAATTCCAGCATTATTCTAGcatcatgattttaaaaaatacatttgtgtaaGGACATCTTCATTTAGTCACTCAGTATGTTAGCCCAAGagttttctgtgatatttttgaaaaacaactaGAAGAACGTAGGTTATGCACCAAGACAGGCACCTGAAATTAACAAAGATGTGTGTGGAAATGACAGAGTCATCACAATCTGAGTTTAAGCTGTTAAATATATACAACTGATCTAATGATCATCAATTTCCTAGTTATTAGTTGCTCTGAAATGCCGACTgaaaaataattctgcaaagTCAGTAATTCAAAACATTACTTCTCTGACAGAACAATGTTAGGTTAGCAAGCTTATGCATAACAACACCATCATCATAAGCAGAAATCAAAGGCAAGGCCTAATGAGTTATTGCAAGCTGAAAAGATAACAATGATTTGGAATTGAGGCAGAGAAAATTGAATGACTGATGATAGGAAATGCACCAGCACCCCtctcaaatgtgttttttctgtgttccagtaaagaaaaaagttaaagtctcctaaatgtttaaaaatctttttttttttttttttttttttttttttttttacaattatttaagAAGATTATACCTTTTGCTTTATCTCTTGTCTCTTTGTCAGCCTGCTAGTCATATTGTACTGTCTGAGTTGTGCCAGCAACTGGTCCTGGTCCTTCCTCTCCCTGTCTGTGGACCCAGAGGACTTCATTGTCTCAGTGGGCGTCATCATCTTCTCCTACACCTCGCAGATCTTCCTCCCTCCATTAGAGGGGAGCATGGAGGATAGAGGGCAGTTTGACACCATGCTGGGGTGGACCCATGCAGTTGCATGCATCATGAAAACTACTTTTTCATTATTGGTAAGGTACAACTGGATGGCTCagactgtatttatttattcggCATTTTGACAAAGAAACGGGGCATAGACAGAGTTTCAAATGCACATCCACATACGGCTCTTTCAGACAGCATGTAGGATGCAGATGGGACAGAAAACAGGGCACACTGGTTTaggcacatttttttaaagtgtttcttcCCTGCAGGCGGTGTTGACTTGGGGACCAGAGACCAGTGAAGTCGTCACTGACAACCTGCCCCCTAACCTTCGACCTGTTGTTAATCTGTGTCTTCTTGCAAAAGCTCTTCTGTCTTACCCTCTGCCCTTCTACTCCGCTGCTGAAATtcttcaaacatgttttcttagAGGTGAGATTGATAGAAACTTACCCAGATTGCTTCTCTCAGCAATTCCTTGTGtcatacagaaaaataatattcaatttcaaaaagtgttttaaggttttattttaagggTTTCACATCTAGTTGTGAGGATGAACGTTGTCATTCATTTTGACCAAGAAACCAAGATCATACAGATCACAGCACTCCTCATCTGTTTGTTCCCATGTTAATTCTCATCAAATATTAGAGATTATGATCtctgattaaaacattaaaaaatagctaaattatagcattttgttttccaccataTGTCCTTACAGTCAGTCAGACTGTCTGAAGTTTTCAGTCCATCTGTAAACGTCTGAAAGTTTTGTCAGAAATTACTTCAAaacgtttatttaaaaattgcaaaaataatgagtAGCAAGGGACAGGGATGACAAAGTCTAGCCCGCCACGTAACTAACCATTTATGATTCTTCTTCATGTCTcattaaagcaaatatttaacttcaggTAAATTCTTGGGCTGCTCCCAAGAAAGTTTTGAGGTTTTAGACCATAAATGTAATGCCATAAGGCTAATCTGTTCTTCTTCAACTCATAATGGTGTTACAACAACCTTGTGAGCTTCAAGCCATTACAGCAAAGTTCAGCAGCTGGTATTGGATTGTAATATGTGTATTTGACTTTATATCTATTTATGTAATTGGATtgaattgaaaatatgtttatgcataaaaaaatagatgttttttggtttgttttttccatttttgtaaaGAAGATGACAAGATGGCCCTTTGTCTGTGAACTTaatttaactaaaacaaaattaccTGTATGTGGCCAGAGGGGGTTGCTGGTTTCCACCCTTGAATGCAAGATTAGTGGTTGGCTTTTTTAATATAAGTTGGTCTTCAGCTCAATTAATATTACTTAAGATTACCACTACTTCTGTTAGAAGATAAGATCACTAGTAGTTTTGCAGATCAGTACAACACTGTCATATTTGTATGCTGACATAaacttgtaaaagaaaaatgggttCAGCTTAGCAATAAGTGTTAGTGGTCAGAAGTTTAATGTAGCATAAGAAGAGAATCAAGTAACAATTAAAGatgttgaaacatttaaataaaatgttaatttattccaTCATTTGTTAACACATAGCTCTTACTGAAGGTTTAGTTAAGCACTTCCATATTTAGGAGCTACATCtcctaaatattaataaaagataTGCATATGGTCTCCTAGTAGTTCCTCAAATTTCATGATGAAATTAAGCAGTTTGGAAAACCAAGAGTCATTGCTGAGCAAACCACAAGCAAAAGTTCCTTGCATGGTCAACAGAGCTTGCCTCTAGCAAAAGATCTCTTTCCAACCTTTCTCCTTCGATCTCTCTCCAGATGCTTCCCTCTCATCTTCTTCCAAACAAAGAAGTCAAGGAGTCTCTTGTCCCACTCTGATGGTTCGTGGCGCCTTGTTGTTGTCTTCGTACTTACTATCCCTGCTGGTGCCCAGGTTTTCCCTGCTAATGGGGCTGACAGGGAGTGTGACTGGAGCAGCGATGACACTCATACTTCCATGTCTGTTTCATCTCAAGCTGCGGTGGGGACGACTCACTGTGCAGGACCGACTGATAGATATGTCTATTCTGAGTCTGGGGGTTGTATGTAGTGTTGCTGGTGTGGTTTGTTCAGTGAAAAGAATGTTGGAAGACCTTTaagaagtttaatttaattaagttagacaataaatcaaacagaTAATTTTGGGTAGTTTTTTGTGAGTGTTATGTTACCAATGTTACTTTGTTTtaccatatttttttatttctaaatggaAAGTGATCTTTCTTTCTCTAGAGGTTAAAGTTGTTCAAACCCTTGAAAGAAATCGTGTGCATTCAGAAAGGACTCTTTAAGAAGACCCTGAAggaaaatggaacatttttaatgaaaattggTTAACCtctcaaatataatttattatgtaaataagTGAAAATTTATGTCACAGAATACATTATACTAACTGAGTAGCTAAAACACACCAAAATCTAAGCATGTGTGTAAAGATGAACCTTGAAATGAATTATGGCAAAATATGTGACCAGAGAGTAAATGAGTATGaaattttcttgtatttactACACAAATAGCATTTAATgtgcacaaatacaaaaatgtattctgGTACCTAACACCATTAACCGTTTCTTTATGTAcaaaattttttgttaattagaTTGAGTTCTTTTTCAGGTGGCAACATCTTCACAGAAATACCCAAAAAATTCTTCCACTGCTTGAAGAAACCAGTTTTAGTTAACGGTTACCGCAGCCGGTGAGGACACGATTCAAACCATTAATGTGGGAGGTCAAGGgattcttttagattttcaaaaacTCTATTTTGAACAagaagtttgacattttcctcTACATATATTATACATAATTGGAAAGAGATTACCGTACAGACTGTGGTTATATTGCCCTTAAGTCAGTTGAAGATGTAAACCTTTACATGTAAAAGACGTATcactaagaaaaaatataatctttacAACTATGTTCCTGCCAACTGTGTTCTGTGTGTCCTTGTAGaagaaatgtgacatttcattaattaaactaataaaattttaaactctCTTTTCTTGTGCTATCACTAAATACAAATCAAATctagaaattttactttaagtCTGCAAAATTGTCAGTGTGTGTTCTCTGTGTGATATGTTGAAAGTAATAAATCTTGACCTAGTGGTCAGATCTCatgcaaattaaatttcaatGCTGGTGTCATGGTGGTTCTCAGTTGGTGAATGACTGGATGACTACAGCAGGTCACTAAGCCTCTGCTTGCCAAATCCTCCCGTACCACAGCCAGTTTTATCAAATACCTCCAAAgatgaaacataaacacagaagagctttttttcatgtgtgaatACTTGAGATTGCAGCtcatatttgtatttgtctttttttccccaagagACACTATTCTGACACaagcttgtgtttcttttttgttcagaTGCAACTTTGCTAACATGACTGAAGCAttactttattaaatatattttttatcttgtctCTACTTTTAATGCCACAGTccttcacaatttttttttcttattgaagAATGTAAAGACTGacatgaaacttttttttttgcagcgtTTCAAAGTAAGACCTTCATGTGACCTTTCAGGGTTATTCACTTTTTCAAAGATTAGcaatagtttaaaatgtttgggtttATTGAAAGATTATAGGAAATTACCTTCATATACAGTACAGATGGGCAATTTTCCAGTATTGCTGATGTCTTTCTGCCTTGATGCATCATTTGGGGGAAATTTCATAAGGATGGAAAAGGGTTTTCATGTGGCTTGGAAATTCAGACGTGATGTACACTGTCCAAGAGAATAAACTTGGCTATCTACAACGAGTCCCATAAGAATATATTGTACTTGTAAATCTCAGGATGTAATTTTTCTCATACTCCATGTCAGTTATCAGATGCCTGAAACATTTCTCCTTTCAGTGCAGACAGATGAAGGCTCTTTCTAGCCATACATATCTTCACGACTCATCccagacaaaatgtaaattaaataaaacagtacaACTAATCTCCAATCGGCCTGGGCAAAGCTAACATTTCTTTGCTAGTAGCATTGCTTAGAAAATGGAGTGCATAGGAAGTCCAAATGTTGCCATAGATTTTTCAGTTTCCTCTCAAGCACTGGTTACAAGAGTTTGCTATTCATGCAAATGTCTACATCTTCACATCACTCACTTCTTTACTTGTGAACAAAGTCCAGAGACATATGAACCCATCCTCATAAGCAAGACATTCATCCTCGACTTCACTCTGGACCAGAAAATTAATATTGcttttatattatgttttagttttccattggagcaaattaaatatactgttcatcaaaaatattctgcattttGTACTTCCAAACATATcctttgaaattatttcttattcCGTTGTTGCAAATCACTATTACTCTATTACCTGTACTGGGTTTTGAGGATGGTGACCTTAAGATATTGATTAATCACAAAGACCTAATACCTTGTTATCAGCTATTATTGTACTCATCCCCAAAATGTATTAACCAGCTGGAgctatttgttcttttgtcttttgtgatAAATGATGCAGTTcatgtgctttgtttttgcttcaccttttatttttgcttgaaataaTACTGGTGGTAAAAGAAGGTGCACAAAAGCAGAAAGCTATTTTGTAAACAGTTGAATCAACAATAGCTACCTTAGCTCAGCATTAGCAGAGTGTTTAGCTTTCACCTTTAGAATTTGAgctaaggaaaataaaatttaaaacttctatTAGTGAAACTTGATTAGTGAAAGGGGATAGAATGACAGCTGAGAGCAATTAAAGGATCTTTAATGAACAAGAAAGCAGTTTGATGCAGAAGTGGGGAAAACAACGAAAAAGGTTGTTGTGGTAGATGGAAAAAGTGGAGTCTTTTCAGCGTTTGCCAGTTGAATAAACATAACCCATAAATAGCTATGGCTGCCAAACGGCATGGCGAACAATATGTAAGGCAGGGGCAGGGCTTTCGGGGGGGCAGCGGGCCCCCGCCCCAATCATAGAAGGGGCCCGGATGGGAGGCAGAATATGACGTCAGGGATCCAAGCCTTTATCATGTCTGATGAGAGCTGTAGAAAGTGGGCCCTCTCCTGTTGAGTACGGTCTATGTAGGATTATATAGACTGGTGCCCCAGTAGATTATATAGTAGGCTGACCCGGTCATTGTTGACTCATGATTTCTAAAAACTATACAAGACCAAGTAATTTTAATGACATAGTGGGtgtaaaatattgaatgaaatgatgtgctacatccatccatccattcattttctgttcacccttgtccctaatggggtcgggagggttgctggtgccgattTCCAGCtgcattccgggcgagaggcggggtacaccctggacaggtcgccaatctgtcgcagggcagcacagagacacacaggacacacaaccattcacacacacactcacacctagggagaatttagagagaccaattaacctgagagtcatgtttttggactgtgggaggaagccggagaacccggagagaacccaccatgcacagggagaacatgcaaactccatgcagaaagaactttatgagacaaaattaCAAGTGGATCGTCCATATTGTCTCAGCCGAGTCGCCAAGCTTACGACCCCTTTTCTCTCTGTCGGTGGCAAGGTTTTGTTAAGGTTGAAATTGGAGCCGCTTGGAAGAGCATCTTCCAGATCATCCAGTCTGTGTGAACGGCGCGCACCACGCCGAGTTACAAACATCCAGAAGAGCACGAGTTGCTGCGACACGCTGCCCATGCGGCGCGTGCCTCTGCTACCGCTTCAACGCCCGCTGCTGCGCGCTCGGTTCAACACGTCAGCCATAAACCTAGCTTCAGCTGTTAGCTGCTCCAGGCTTTGAGTTGAAATTGATAAAGTGTCAAAATGATCTGTATTTCTGAACTGATTTGAAATTGATAAAGTGTCAAAATGATCTGTATTTCTGAACTAATTTgaatttgtgttatttcatCATTAGTGACGACGTAgcctgatgtttctgttctctTGGTTTGTTGTACTTCATGTCAGATGGATTTCAGAATGACATCTGTGGTGATGAAACATGTAAGCTCCACTGTTGGGGGCATGTCTATGTTGTAAAGTTAAATCATTATGAGCTTTATTATTTGGGTATAAAGGCCAATGCTCATTAGCCCCGACCCCTCCTGACTGACTTGTTCT
The Gambusia affinis linkage group LG22, SWU_Gaff_1.0, whole genome shotgun sequence DNA segment above includes these coding regions:
- the LOC122825855 gene encoding vesicular inhibitory amino acid transporter-like translates to MGSPLRGRSPGQPWRVVWSLLGRAVSRLVRDRTTRLFEEDEEMLVLTCNDELNRTYTEGERSPIKSVKSRNNPQSDDTKESQSSTGENGQVFTHEDDKTLKDKHKSLRFTVNPRLDSPIFEKTGAEVLSTSVDITSANSCIIKNTKGFGKEKQLSEMQDNKTEKNLNINQNPEKKSTVCMVHRSSRGRLSGNRNKENEKDEMTSSHNLLISLQKEQVTTNLASPVESLSTNATAPNSHPTITAWEASWNVTNAIQGIFVLGLPFALVQSGYIGLVVLVLSAWVCNHTGRRLVACLYEEEPSGKPNSVSKVRVRHSYQDIMDACCKGLWPNWSVVGGCMINISQVIELLMTCTLYLLVSTTLLCDSLSAVAPPRSACSLMSLMFLLPCLLLTDLRPVSMLSLLCSLAHILISLLVILYCLSCASNWSWSFLSLSVDPEDFIVSVGVIIFSYTSQIFLPPLEGSMEDRGQFDTMLGWTHAVACIMKTTFSLLAVLTWGPETSEVVTDNLPPNLRPVVNLCLLAKALLSYPLPFYSAAEILQTCFLRDASLSSSSKQRSQGVSCPTLMVRGALLLSSYLLSLLVPRFSLLMGLTGSVTGAAMTLILPCLFHLKLRWGRLTVQDRLIDMSILSLGVVCSVAGVVCSVKRMLEDL